The genome window ttcgtcGAAGAGCGAtgctttttgagaaaatatgaGCAGCGTAACTGAcgacatttttcataaaaatttactGCTTGAAGTAGAAAATTGAACGTACGAATAGTAACAAAAGAGTGCAAATACGTAAATGGTTAGACGAACCGATATTAATTTTCAGTAGAAAAGGGCAAAACAATCGATGTCACGAATGGGAAAAAGTAGCAATGAAATTAGAATCTCTTGTGCCTCATGCATTTACCGGAAAcacataaataatgaaaaaacatattttatgACCTTCGGGACTCAAGTCCAATAAAGTAAAAACacagcaaaaaaaacgtgaaaagagTGCAATGAAAATAGAGTCAGCAAATTGAGCGATCGAGTGATCAAAATTTCGGTTGaataaacgaattttatttcgtacGCCACGATTCGTTGcatcaacaaaatttcgaCATCGTAACTCCTATGAAAGTGCAACGAAGTAAGTaaacgtaagaaaaaaaaaggtaccTCGAGGATGGCAAACTGAGCCTGGGAATGCTCGTGGTAAGGGCATCGGTATCGGTGCAAACGGTCGGTGGTCTCGAGGTCAAATCGGTACCGCTCTCAGACATGCTGGAATCGTCCTCTTCAGGATTGACCTCGGAATCATCGACGAGTGATGGATCAGGGGTGAGAAGCTTAGCCTCAACCGGAAGCGGCAAAACATTGGCAACAGGATCACGGGCTTCGAGGGCTGCGTCCCATACTTGCTTCATTAGCTTGAAGGTCGAATCTCTCGAGAGGAGCGAACAAAAAACGTGCCTCTCGTCCACCGTTGCGACCGCAACTGCATTCGGTATTATTCTAgctgttttttctttgcttaTTTTCAATACCGATACCGTCGGTATCAATAATTTTGTCACGTAGCCAAAAACGTTGCTGTAGAAGGCAAAGTAGTTGGGCGTTATATACAAATGCCCCTGTAACAGTATGTCCCCGACCAGTGCACAGCTGTAGTAATTGAGCACCCTCTCGTCCGCGGTAACCTGGTCGGAAAATTTTGCAGACTACCATCAGGTTCGTTCTGCCCTTGGCCTTTCGTTGCTTACGACTAAACCGTAGACACACGTTCACCGcgctggtgcaaatttgcacctggACTTTTCacgactttttatttcatccgtGAATGCatggaattaatcttacaTCGAGGCTTTTCCGGAGTAACGATTCCTCAGTGATCGCGATTGCGATcattcgaaaaacaaaaagttttattattatattatattattatattagaggaaaaatggccaaattatattatattatattatattattatattagaggaaaaatggccaaagtgaagaaaggaattttgaaagttCTAGACACTTGGAGTTTTcgtgggtgcaaatttgcagcAGTGTGGTGTCTACGAGCTGATCAATCGTCTCATTCTCATTATTTCATAATCACTTTGAAACTTTTGGGCATTTACACAcgatcgaatgattttttttgtgaagatttcaatctcgatattttcgtttgaggtcgtttgaaaattcgatcggagctcaaagaaatttcaacgatttcgactgtactttttcctctcgtggttcaaataaattttctttccagTGTAGATTACTCGATAAATTGTTTCTCGAAGCATTTTTCCGTCAGCTGTACGGGCCATTTGGAAATTCACCTGAGAAAAATGACGATGAAACTTCTTCTGTCTCGCGCTGCTGGTTGATGTCGGTGACGACCTCGTTGACGACCTGCTCACATTGGCCGTAGTAATCGTGACGCCACCGGCTGTCATCGAAGGCGTACTTCGACTCAGTGGCTTCGAGAGTTGGCtacgaatggaaaaacaaatatttaagCGTTCTGTTGGTTCCGGGGTGAAAAGCGACGACGATTAATTGTGTTACAACGTTTTGTGGGCTCATCAACGAAACAGGGAAAGATGAACGATGCTGTGCGACACAGAAACCAAGTCCGAGGCGAACGACCGATAAGGACGACACAAAAATCGATAAGAAAATCTAAATAATTTGCGCACATTGCTCGAGaggcgaaaaaacaaaatcgcaCCTCGCTCTCGAGGACCTTCGAATCCTCAAGCTCCACAAATCGTTGCTCCACACGTCTATTGACAGCTTTCTActcattggaaaaataaaaagcacaACAACCGAGTGAGGACACGGGACGGATCGTGGGACCGGAAAAGATGTACCGACGTCTCCGACAATGTCGACGCTTCTTGACGAATTAGTCTGCGCGGAGGACTCGAGAAAACTGTTTCACCGTTATCAAACACGTGCGTTATCTTCGCTTCGAGTCGCTGATAAGTTCGCGTCAGATGGAAGAATTACCAACAATAATTggaacagtaaaaaaaaactttccaacaatttaaaaaagacAAAATCTCTTCCCGCGCGGATTCACAACGCGATCTCGAAAATATCAAACTTGTCTATGAGTCAGGGCTTTTTCACGGAATTCCTTCGCAGGTGCgtctcgtaattttttatgaattcctAATCACTTCGTCAGAATTCAGCTCCATTTAAACGTGCGTGTAGACAAATTGAGATTGATTTGTGTCAATAAACAATGCTGGATTGAAGTTTTAATCGAGCTCGTACAGAGACGAAGAGACGAGTGAAAGTTTCTACGAGCTAGTGCTCGAACACGTGGAAAACTCTTACGGAAATATGAAGAAGCAAAATTACCTGTCCTTGCATCTTAACGCAGCGTGACTGGGACTCTTTGGTGGTGGCGAGACCGTCAATTGGGATCCTCCAATTTGCTGAGCCTGCTGTTGCTGgggttgttgttgctgttgatTTTGTTGCTGCTGTGGCGTCGAGCCGACACCACCCTGGAGAGGGGTGCTGGGCGCCGAACGCGCTCCTATGGATCCAGCAGATCTGAAACGAACGAGAATCGTCGATAAActaaattcaatttaacaacgatttttcaattacatTTCGAGGAgtcgaataaaaatcgaaagggGAATGTTTTTCCTTCGTCAATCGGGGGGGTTGAGGgacgttttttcaccatcTTTTACCTCGTTCTCGTGATCGGTCCGGCTGAGAGGCAGAGTTGAATGAGAGCTTGAGTTTCTAGCTCCATGTTTCGTGGCTCACGACTAAGTTGAAAGATTCTTAATTTTTTGGGATATTTGAGAAATTTATTAGAACGAAATGAGAAGGAAAAGCTCTTTGGATATCGTTGGAACTTAGTGAACAAAAAACGACTACATCGTCGTGGGAGGGGACCGAAAGCGAGTGTTGCTCTCAGTAAAAGCCACGCTggtatcgatattttttgaagATTGCACTTTTCGAGTGTCGCCACTTGGCACCCAGTGTTTTAAGAGCGAGCCTCgccagaaataaaaaactcatTGTCCCGGTTTCGAAATCCGTGGAGAAGCGAACAGATAGACTCGACGACTCGGGGAATCCGAGTCAAAAAGTTCGAGGAGAAATTTTCCTCACTATTTTTGTACCCATCGaacgaaaattcgataaaaaactcATGTGGgagtgaagaaaaatgggaaaaattgCAGGAGCACGAAATACGAGACGATTTTCGCACGGCAGCCGATATCGAACTGACACGATGTTCCTCAGAGCCTTGAATATGGAATAAAACTACCCCTTATTTCGTGAGACTCTTACGTACGAAGTTAGGTAACTTTGCCAATGGCACGACCTTACTGTTCGATGAATTATTAAAGGTAGTTGGACGTAACGTCGAATTAATAAGTTAAAGGAAATTGTTGCGTCAATGGCCTTCAAGATCAAGGACCAAGTCCCCGAGTTATTCATTAATTAATAGGATTTacgattttatgaattttcctcTCCGATAACTTAGCATCGATCATGCGGACGACGATCACTCTTTTCGTCATTGTCCCGTCAATTACGATTATCACCAAACCAGCGCGCCAAGAGCATTCTCAAcggaaaaaaactcgattaaCTTATCGCAGTCTTCGACTTTGCATCTTAGATTCGGGCACGGATTCCCTTGGGATGAATATCCTCAATTCTTAATCCAAAAGCCACGTGGCCACGACGCGATCTCCGTGCATTGGATTCAACGaattgagtgaaaaataaaaatagactTTGTCGAATTGCTTTAACACGAATGCAGACGCCTAGAATAAAACTGTTTGCTGCACCACCATTTCTGTTCTTGCAGATAAAAGtaccaaatttttcgaaaagttcAAACTAACGAAGCGAAAGCCCTCGGTCACCGAAACGTTGTCGTGGATTAAAGAATTTCgtcttggaattttcgaaatcggaattctttgacacagcaGATTTTCCATTGTCCTGTGTAATCTTTCGATGTCGAAATTCGCAGCCATCTCTTTCGCACTCACGTTTGCGATTTACCGACCGATCGCCGCATCCCCTTAAAAAGCTTCCACGAGGAAATAGCGAGGTGGAAAACTCCTTGGACTAATGATAAtaatcagttattcgaaataaagaaaaatatttatttcattaaacgGTGAAcaatcgaataaaatattaatatatttcttcatcctAACAATTCTCTGTTTACTTTGATTATAAAGATAACAAAGGAATGAATTAAGAGACTGCAAAGAATACGagagaacaataaaaaaaagcactcAGTCGACGAATCGTCGTCTCGGATAATGGAGTTTTTCGTATAAGAAAATGGCAAAGCACCCGCGGATCCACGATAAAAGACGAGTATCTTCTCGAGAAAGACAGAGAGGCGGAGCGGAGGGGGCGGCGGAAGTTTCTGTCATGTTCGATGAGGACGAAATTTCGAGGTCAAGTGAAGCCGTATAGTTACCTCGTATATTGTAGAAACTTTGCTCGGAATCTTGGGATCGTTCGATTCGTCGACGAAATTTCTGGCGATGTTCCAAAGCGATTCGAGtggatctttttatttttcatattcttatTTCAACTGaattagaaatttttcatactttcgTTTATCGGGGAGATTGAGAAAAGGGTTCTCCAAAAAGCTGCTCGTAAAGCTCCGACGTCGTCAAAAGTTTCATTACCAGAGAAAAAGGACGAGTCGTcccgtcgtttccgacgtctTAGTAGTTCTCTCCGATCACCTACTACGAATAAAAAGTGACACGAATGAATCCTCTCGTCGCAGTGTTAAAGCAAGATAGTACGATGCTCGACGACGGGTGGTCATCCGATTAAATATACACCTCGGGGCAGAATGAATATCGACCGGATTAGCCGGCGTGTAGTCTCGCTTCCCTGACGCACGTGGCGGTCAGGGTTGAACTCCCACCTTTCGACAATCGCTCTCTTTACGGTCGCCCCTCCAGgtagtcaaaaaaataaactacttttatcgatattattatttatttgcagcagaaagaaaaagtatggagatttttcaaaaaaacattcaagtTTCATAGGGAGCATTGAAGAAGAACGAATCTAGAATGCCAGTCGGACCATTGAGAAGAGAAAACTGGCAATCTGcgtttaagaggatggatcagttggtatatcgcaaccgtgagtgcaaatttcgaaatcgaaattctttgagacagtttgaccgattaaaaaaaggctctgtcagtcgatttttgcaatcgttctgcgtaggctgacagagcctttttttaatcggtcaaactgtctcaaagaatttcgatttcgaaaattccaagtgaggttagtcgactcatccatactcttaagacTCGATCACTTGCTCACACACTTTTTTACTAATCCTCAACACGTGTTCCCTTTGTCACTCGGAGTGATATAATGGAAGAGAATTTCTATGCATGTATcgttaacttttttttgtcaCGTGAGAATATAGGCTTTGAAAGAAGAAAGGAGAAGTACACTCGGCACAATGTTTCACAGCGGCCGGGGGGAGGCGAGAGTTTCAATAGGAAGTCGAGTAACCGGGTCAAGAATCCTTTCCAGGGCTCGTCTCTGTGCTCTCTCAATTctcactcgctctctttttttttctctctctctttcttttttagcCTGGTCAAGTGCgcatacgagaaatattgtggagatcgttttcgttttctgTTGTGATAAACGCTCTGAATTGCTCGTCTTTTCAATAGTGGGaaacaaaatgaaagtttATTCGAAGCTGCGCGAAAAATTGGCGCTTCGctgcgaaattggaagtgaatttTGTCAGCGGTTTGTGCAACATTCCTGTTACTTTTtgctataaataaaaatacaatgcTGCATTTAAAAGAACGTCGAGATTCTACCCGAAATACGATAAaaacaacaatattttttcgtcggaCGAGCCAACTTCCGCTTGACATTCAACCGATCGGAAGACCAAGCGTCAGTGGCGGAGGGCttctggaaaaaaagaaaaacgatattGACGCCAAGTCCAATTCACTAGAGCCATTTACCTCCTGGCACTCCATACACGTACGACAAAAACGTATTTACACACACGCGAATGAAAATTGCGCGTCGAGATCATTTCAAAGGGCCTTTTTTGCTGTGTACGTAAGAGTTCgtccgataaataaaaattagctTGATTAAAATCGTTATAATAATATGCCTTGATTACGTCGGCTTTAATGTAGTCAAAATTTAAATGAGATCATGCCCACCACACGAGCGTCgaacaactgaattttttgtcatgataagggattggtgctattatattctctcaaaatttatagatttaaaaattaacataactaatcaattagtccgttttaattatcaattatattaaccctagaacgcatgactggggtgtgagctcaccccacgcgaacttcaaactacgctcccgtcctaacaagcgacattatcgaccgattatcgacggatttttttatatataaattcaattgaaattagttttatcgtacatcattcttttcgttataaaaaaacgaagaaaatggtgtaggataaagtcagtttagcatcgtaggaccggatttataagcagaaaaagagtggggtgcgttcaaaccccggtcatgaggttgagggtatgaaaaaaggcacatgaggtgtagggttaaaaaaaatatccttattagtaaaaatttgactagttaactttttgatttggcAACTTTGTTGTTGGTGGAGAGATATATCTACCTTGCCAACGGTAAACTGATGGCCTGTCACTCACATATGACTTTATACACATAAccaataatttatttgaatttgaggttacgtcattatttgtgattacaaatatttttgttatcacattatttgtataaatatgaacaaaaaacatctttctattaattataccgagaaagtatacacgcctgtacagtaccgatacactaatgtaagcacgtcacaactaaacacgatatacgtcgatgtacatatatataaacagctgATAAAGCGGTATTGCCGATGTCGTCCCGAACCTAGTATTCAACGACTCATCGTGAGCGATAATCGTagttaatttatgatttcattcttaaaaagtttcggtgacctgacatttttataacgccattaacaagataaatattcaacgaatacgtatatgatttaattttttttttttccagcatttatgatcccttaaatttgattgaaaaatcacgatccatttactgccacactacgatgtccaatttttaatacttattttcttgcataaatgttcggtaacctcccctcaattttttttaccgtcattttcgaacatttttctatgctgtgtaaaaaaatcagatttttctgcagatttttaaatagtggcCACGATcttattattgatttttgaTAAGACTCTGTCGGGAGGCGTCGGTGCAACTGGCAGCCAACGGCCTCGCATTCACAAAAATTACGTACTGGGTATGTCTTGATAGCCATACCCCGCCAATCCAATTTAATTAGACTGACGCGCTATCGAAGTAGCGAGCACCCTTTTTGAGGAAGATAGTCGAGACTCGAGTTTATATGAGCCTCCAGACGATACTGCGCCGACGAGAATCGAGCCTGTTCTCGCCACCTAGTGGCTGCGCCGTGAACTCGCGAAGGAATCTCGAAGTACTCTGTATCATTGGCAGTTTTGTTcttacgattttttctctatcaTCTTTTTAACtctagagaatttttttttttttttctaggggATGGACTAAAAACTGAAGAATACGCtagtttttcattattttttggaattttcattgaaattcataACACACGTTTTCTCATATCTGACGTATCGACGAAAGTGTTCGTGCGCGAAGAATTGGCAGGCCACATGGCGAGCTTACACTCGACCTCTATGCAATCCGCTCAATAGCTCTACTCGAAATTTAACGgagagtaatgaaaaaaaaaacgcttcagTAGACAATGTCATTTTGTAATTTCACGCCTCTTGCTTTTTACGGAACGACGTTCTACTTTTAGCGAGGTCGATACGGGAAAAAAAGGATGAAGGTTACAAATCGAAAATGGATTAGAAAATTCGTTAGTCAAAGTTTTAAGCACGTGCactaaaaatcgaaataatttttatgatcgttcCAAGTATCGATACGAAAATGTAAAGCTCAGAATTTGCAATGAACACTTGGCtcaattcaaatatttcgaaatctCGAATAGCATTCTCTTTATTGAGCGAATTGCTTTGCATTCAGATTCAATAATACAGCGATTATtcgtattcaaaatttaactaaaaacttttttaacaTTCCTTCTGTCGCCGTTTATTGCATGTTTAAAAGAAAACTAAATTCACTCCTCCGATTGTTATAATCGCCTGAATATTTTTGCTTTCATTGCCACATAAATTTTCTAAACTtggtcatttttttaatcgttttcgagttcaGAACATCGCTGTgttaattgaaatatttttttctacatgGGCATTAAAGATCGAAGCAACCGTTTCAACGTTGTCGAGAACGACAAAAATCTCCCCTGtcagttcagttttttttatcagcacTCACTCGTTTGTGTTTCGAGAaattggaataattttaaCGCGTTCGGAAAACCGGAGCTAATTGTACGATTTCTTTCGTATTGCTTTTCCGAACATCGCAAATGCATTCGTAAAGTTTCTccctcttcccccccccccccctccgccGCCCGTTCTTTTCGTTAATCGATTTCAAAGTGTGAAAAAAGTAGCTCGTTCAAAACATGCACAGAGGTCATTGGCTTTCCCCATGGGCGAATTGTTTCCTAGAAACGGGGGTGGACGACGTGCATCAACGTATAGGTTACTCGATGTTGACTGTTGAAGCGGACGTTTTAACCCGCATTTCATCGCTTTGTATAATTAACGAACGAgcgtcaatatttttctttaatttacaATTTGTATTTTATCTTTAATGGAGGGCAATTTTCCTCGACGTAAGTAGAAGCGTTATCGAAAAACAGCAATAAAATGCGCCAACCATCGGTCACTTCGGCGCAAATTGCTACACCGAATCGATTTATGTTCTCGTGCTAACTTACACGGGGCGTTCTCCCTAGAAAAGCGTATTTTACCAACTTTCGTAGAATCATCGTTCTTATTCAGATTATATTTCCAAACTTCAGAATAACggttcgtgtttttttttttatatattcaatggattttttgaagtatttatAACGTTTATTTATCGACATAAAGGTTTTGAAATATATTCAATCAGCATTATCGTGATTTTACTGTCAACGTTTTCATACACTCTAATTTTCTATtctaataaatgattttaaaaacgtATGAAAGTCTAAAGCCACTTATTTCGTGGCTCTGAAAAGATTCGTGTCAGTAACCAAACAAAGAAAGTGTCGAATGCGAAGACTCGTGACAAAAACCGATATTCATTTTCGTCGTTTCGAATGGTAAAAAATTGAGAAGGAATTTACGACGGCTGGAAATAGGCGTATTTTGTGCGTTTGTTACACACGGCGTATCGAATTTCTTCATAAAGAGTGTAGCTGTGTATGGTTGATTGCACTGAATTGCGTATAAAATTCGATAGCTCGTGAATCCTCCGGGGAACTGAAACCGAGTTAGTTCGATACGGTCTCCACGTGGTCAAACGAGTGTAAACAGTTTGTTGTTGGACGATAAAAATGTCCTACAAACGAGTGTAAAATTGATTTCAAAGAAAACTGAATttcaaacgaatgaaaatgaataaaaattgtcgGTAAAAAATCGTGTGTGCAATCTAACGAAGTTGTGGAGaatcaaaataaatgaaatacgATCAATAAAATGCACGGAATCACGAGAAAAGCTACATCGGCGATCGACGTTGGTGAAAAACTTTCATCTTAAAAGGCTCGGAGTGCGGCACCTTCCACGAAGGTCTACGCGTGTCCTCTCGATTTCCACGTGCAAGGTCGGGCACACGAGAGAAAATAGACGCAAAAAAACAATCTCCCTACACTGTGGAAAGGGTGAAAAGAATAATGAGAGCAAGAGACGGGGCAAGAAATTTATGCGCTATAGCGATAAGAGCTCGTGTGCCGGGGGGGAAACGCGGTACGAAAAGATAGAAGAGATTCCTACAGCTATGCACAAACGTGGGCTTTATATAGATATTTACTGCGCAGTTTCTTCTCCGGCAGCCCGAAGATTGCTCTTCGAATTCGCTGTTCATTGTTTCGTAGCGTTTTACAGTCCGTGTTATCGAAACGTTAagcaattcaaaattttcgaatactTTTTTATCACTTGGGTGCACCGtggatttgagaaaaaa of Venturia canescens isolate UGA chromosome 6, ASM1945775v1, whole genome shotgun sequence contains these proteins:
- the LOC122412590 gene encoding GRAM domain-containing protein 2B-like isoform X5, with the protein product MSGRIDAEQLRTVAPLYWTASYDTAHHRPRGGVGSEHNPQASSDSDDSTTSHHAHHPQHQSNNQHQASHAHQTQGQQTTMHAGYGLPKVQVSGPPNTPESLYTNGSAGSIGARSAPSTPLQGGVGSTPQQQQNQQQQQPQQQQAQQIGGSQLTVSPPPKSPSHAALRCKDSQLSKPLSRSTPSMTAGGVTITTANVSRSSTRSSPTSTSSARQKKFHRHFSQSAKFSDQVTADERVLNYYSCALVGDILLQGHLYITPNYFAFYSNVFGYVTKLLIPTVSVLKISKEKTARIIPNAVAVATVDERHVFCSLLSRDSTFKLMKQVWDAALEARDPVANVLPLPVEAKLLTPDPSLVDDSEVNPEEDDSSMSESGTDLTSRPPTVCTDTDALTTSIPRLSLPSSRLEQIAMPKMIPPENNTRMGGLRSLIWCEMRPATIIAILVALLAALYVSAALMMLRIDRLHTAYINHPLASPERFTQDRLMQYLTSNLDQIVKVRQSLQTLSQQFVTMDRESEAGVSGVSGVSGGPIEADESPS